In a genomic window of Leishmania infantum JPCM5 genome chromosome 1:
- a CDS encoding pseudouridylate synthase-like protein has product MRRLFLLLAWQPSFVKHLSELEPAPQRAPVEKRRRQHIPLSLQAREELSRKSNELQYHVVTQDWFGQRVDDFVMQHHPEWDYETVKRLVQQGHIYRYRKNGKKRYTRLTDRLEFDELVVVPTASFWERQLAPPSGVELQSSSTSQQQERRQKFHLSAKTREMAQEMVLFKNEHVIVINKPSGVPIMPTHDPLAMNITDLLPAWRYTNTQKPVICHNLDTETSGCVVLARSANAHRMLGRMFVKRVVPNSVYWGFAVGKPPVNFGRIRMHFEIQKGQGGDVIVARPTPTADSKVGIAEFVVNASALEFGSFISFYPLTTRRHQERIMAAHALRAPLLGDAKYGGESAFPHSLSLFWDPARKDVPLHLHHRKIQLPYKNGAGEFVCVTAPLPPHMEKTFKRLGWPVDADDPLIPG; this is encoded by the coding sequence ATGCGGCGcctcttcctgctgctggcatGGCAGCCATCCTTTGTCAAGCATCTCTCGGAACTggagccggcgccgcagagaGCGCCCGTAGAGAAGCGACGTAGACAACATATCCCGCTCTCTCTGCAGGCACGCGAGGAGCTGTCCCGCAAGTCGAATGAGCTGCAGTACCATGTCGTCACGCAGGACTGGTTCGGCCAGCGCGTGGATGACTTCGTTATGCAGCACCACCCGGAGTGGGACTACGAGACGGTGAAGCGGCTGGTGCAGCAGGGGCACATCTACCGCTACCGGAAAAACGGAAAGAAGCGATACACGCGGCTGACGGATCGTCTGGAGTTCGATGAGCTTGTCGTCGTGCCGACAGCGAGCTTCTGGGAACGccagctggcgccgccgagcggggtggagctgcagagctcctcgacgtcgcagcagcaggagcggcggcagaagtTTCACCTCTCCGCCAAGACGCGCGAGATGGCGCAGGAGATGGTGCTCTTCAAGAACGAGCACGTCATCGTGATCAACAAGCCGAGCGGCGTGCCGATCATGCCGACGCACGACCCTCTTGCCATGAACATCACAGACCTCCTTCCGGCGTGGCGGTACACTAATACGCAAAAACCGGTCATATGCCACAACCTTGACACCGAGACGAGCGGGTgcgtggtgctggcgcgcagTGCGAACGCGCACCGCATGCTGGGCCGCATGTTTGTGAAGCGTGTAGTGCCGAACAGCGTGTACTGGGGTTTCGCGGTAGGGAAGCCGCCAGTGAATTTCGGCCGCATTCGCATGCACTTCGAGATTCAGAAGGGGCAGGGCGGCGATGTCATTGTTGctcgccccacccccaccgcAGACTCCAAGGTAGGCATCGCCGAGTTCGTTGTGAATGCCTCCGCGCTGGAGTTCGGCAGCTTCATCTCCTTTTACCCActgacgacgcggcggcatcagGAGCGCATTATGGCCGCCCACGCGCTGCGAGCCCCGCTCCTTGGCGACGCGAAGTATGGTGGCGAGAGCGCCTTCCCGCACTCCCTGTCGCTCTTCTGGGACCCCGCCCGCAAAGACGTCCCACTGCACCTCCATCACCGCAAGATTCAGCTCCCCTACAAGAACGGCGCCGGTGAGTTTGTGTGCgtcacggcgccgctgccgccgcacatGGAGAAGACGTTCAAGCGGTTGGGGTGGCCAGTCGACGCTGATGACCCACTTATCCCTGGTTga